A part of Streptomyces sp. NBC_01497 genomic DNA contains:
- a CDS encoding ribonucleotide-diphosphate reductase subunit beta has protein sequence MRYPDFYDRYRDAIKNTWTVEEVDLHSDVADLAKLSPAEQHMIGRLVAFFATGDSIVSNNLVLTLYKHINSPEARLYLSRQLFEEAVHVQFYLTLLDTYLPDPQDRTAAFAAVENIPSIREKARFCFEWMDAVEKLDRLESRADRRRFLLNLICFAACIEGLFFYGAFAYVYWFRSRGLLHGLATGTNWVFRDETMHMSFAFDVVDTVRAQEPDLFDDELQEQVTAMLRAAVEAELQFGRDLCGEGLPGMNTDSMRQYLECVADQRLERLGFAPVYGSENPFSFMELQGVQELTNFFERRPSAYQVAVEGSVDLDEDF, from the coding sequence ATGCGCTACCCCGACTTCTACGACCGCTACCGCGACGCGATCAAGAACACATGGACCGTGGAGGAGGTCGACCTGCACTCCGACGTGGCCGACCTGGCGAAGCTCTCCCCCGCCGAGCAGCACATGATCGGCCGCCTCGTCGCGTTCTTCGCCACGGGCGACTCGATCGTCTCCAACAACCTCGTGCTGACCCTCTACAAGCACATCAACTCGCCCGAGGCGCGCCTGTACCTGTCCCGGCAGCTGTTCGAGGAGGCGGTGCACGTGCAGTTCTACCTGACGCTGCTGGACACGTACCTGCCCGATCCGCAGGACCGTACGGCGGCCTTCGCCGCGGTCGAGAACATCCCCTCCATCCGCGAGAAGGCGCGGTTCTGCTTCGAGTGGATGGACGCGGTGGAGAAGCTGGACCGGCTGGAGAGCAGGGCCGACCGCCGTCGCTTCCTGCTGAACCTGATCTGCTTCGCCGCGTGCATCGAGGGCCTCTTCTTCTACGGGGCCTTCGCGTACGTCTACTGGTTCCGCAGCCGCGGTCTCCTGCACGGCCTGGCGACCGGCACCAACTGGGTCTTCCGCGACGAGACGATGCACATGAGCTTCGCCTTCGACGTCGTCGACACCGTCCGCGCCCAGGAGCCGGACCTCTTCGACGACGAACTCCAGGAGCAGGTGACCGCCATGCTGCGGGCGGCCGTCGAGGCCGAGCTGCAGTTCGGTCGCGACCTGTGCGGCGAGGGCCTGCCGGGCATGAACACCGACTCGATGCGGCAGTACCTGGAGTGTGTCGCCGACCAGCGCCTTGAGCGGCTGGGCTTCGCGCCGGTGTACGGCTCCGAGAACCCGTTCTCCTTCATGGAGCTCCAGGGCGTCCAGGAGCTGACGAACTTCTTCGAGCGCCGTCCGTCGGCGTACCAGGTCGCGGTGGAGGGTTCGGTCGACCTCGACGAGGATTTCTGA